The Flexistipes sp. region TGTAGATATATTTAATGTTAAAAAGTTTTAATAAATAATAATTGCAAATTTAATCGATTTTATAGTACAGCTTAATATAATATGTAAAGTATTAAAAGGAGAAAATATTTTTAAAAGGATAAATTTCAGGGAGCTTCTCCCCCTTTTCTCCCAAAGCTGGTCAATCAGCTGGCCGATGATTCTGATTATGGTTTTTATGTTTTTCATCAGCCTCACTGATGTGTTTATTGCCGGCCGGATAAGCAAGGATGTCCAAGCCAGTGTGGGACTGGTTTCACAGGTTTATTTTATTTTTGTGGTGGTTGCCACATCATCAAATGTCGGCACCGTTTCGGTTATTTCAAGGCTTTACAGCTCAGATGACAGAGACACGTATATAAATGCTGTTTATTCAATATTGCTAACAATTTTTATTGCAGGGATAGTTCTTTCAATTCTCGGCGTTCTGCTTTCTCCTATTATTATAAGATTATTAAATGTCCCTGAAAGTATTAAAAAGATCAGCATCCCTCTGACGCAGATTTACGCAGCTGGTGTGGCGTTTCAATATGTTCTCCTTTGCACCAACGGAATTTTAAGAGCAAGCAAGATGGTCAAAAGATCGCTTTTTACAATGTCGGTGGTTTGCGTTATTAATATTTTTCTTAATTTTTATTTCGTTTTTTATACTCCGATTTACTATAACGGTATTGCCCTATCAACCGCTGTGAGTCTTTTTATCGGGGCAGTGATTAACTTCATTTTTGTTAAGAAAATTCTTAAAGGTGCGTTGAGCTACACTTTTTATTATGTAAAGAAAATTTTCAATATAGGCTGGCCTTCGGCATTGCTGCAGCTCGGCTGGCAGCTGGGCACAACAACGCTGTTTCTGATAATAGCAAAGCTGCCTGAAAAAAGTGTGGAAGTAATGGCGGCGCTGACAAACGGTATGCGTATCGAATCGGCTATTTTCCTGCCGGCTTTTGCTTTTAATATGGCTAATGCTGTGATAGTAGGAAACTTGCTTGGTGAAGGCAAAAAGCATGAGGCTTTTAAGAACGGTATTGTAACAGCTGTTATGGGCGTTATCACGATTACTGTAATGACATTGATAGTGGTGATTTTTGCCAGAGATGTTTCCCAGATTCTATCTAAAAACAGTGTAGTTATAAATGAAAGTGTATTATATATTTATATCAGTATGATTAGTGAGCCTTTTATGGCTTTCAGTGTTGTGCTTGGGGGAGGCTTGAACGGAGCGGGAGATACGAGAAGCGTTATGATAAGAATAGTAGCTGGTATGTGGATTGTTCGCATTCCGCTGGCATATATTATGGGGATAACGTTAGGTTTCGGAGCTCCGGGCATTTGGTGGAGTATGAACGCTTCTATTATTACCCAGATGATTTTAATTGCGCGCAGATATTTTAAAAAGGAGTGGCTGGATTATGCAGTGTGAAAAACTTGAGTTTGAGCATAAAAATATGTTACATGAAAGGTTGAAGAAAATAGATACCCCTATAGCAGAATACAGTTTCGCAAATCTTTACCTTTTCAGAAATATTCATGATTATAGAGTTGTGAAAGATGAGGATATTTTTATAAAAGGCAAAAGTGTGGACGGTTATACTTTTTTAATGCCCACCAATAATATATCCCAAATTGATATGGAATATTTGAGAAGTATTTCCCGGGAGGTGGACTTTATTTTCCCCATAGATGAGCACTGGCTGCAGTATTTCGGGGATAATATTATTTGCAGCAATTTTGAAGGGGAAACAGATTATATTTATACCGTTGATAAAATCAGTACGTACAAAGGAAGAAAACTTCATAAAAAAAGAAATCTGCTAAAGCAGTTTTTAAGGGATTATTCTTTCGAGTGCCATCCTCTAACCGACAAAAATGTCCATGATGCCTTTGAAATACTGGATGTATGGCAGAATGAAATAGATCTCTCACCTGAAGAGACAGATTTTTATGCCTGCCAGGAAGCTTTGAATATGCATGACGAACTTGTTTTGTGCGGACTGATTTATTATGTGGAGGGTGAGCCGGCTGGATTCATTATGGGAGAAGAATTGAACACAGAAATCTTCGTAATACATTTTGCAAAGGGCAAAAAAAATATAAAGGGGATTTATCAGTTCATCTACAACGATTTTGCAAAACGGCTTCCTAAAAAATATAACTATCTTAATTTTGAACAGGATTTGGGAAAAACTGCTCTCAGAATAGCAAAGTCTTCCTATGTTCCTGATATTATGTATAAAAAATTCAGGGTGAAAATGCTGTGACTTTTTGGGTAACGGATTTTGGTATATTGGTGTGTTAGTATTAAGCGTTAAGTGTTAAGTTTTAGATACTTTATTTCAGGGGCATAAAGCAAATAAGCACGAATAACGAAGAATAACAATAAGTAACCATTTACTTCTGCTAACGTTGAACCCTGAACTTCTAATACCTCCACCTCATGGATTACGCATCAAGGTTTTACTTTTGGTAGCCAGCAATAAGACCTTGCAATGTTTTCTTATTTTGTATAAAAGTGTATCTCAAAAAGCCAAGAGAGTTATCCATGATTGTAAATATTTCCGATTTAAACTTTGATGTTTCAGTCAGTGAATGCATGAAGAACATGAAGCCTCATCCTAAGTTTCAGCATTGTACGTTTGAAAATTATATTCCGGATTCGAGATACCCTTCGCAGTCATCCATAAAGAACATACTGTCTGAAAAAGTGCTTTCAGCGGGCAAAAACAAAATCAAATACCAAATAAACAATAAAGGTTTCTTCGGTTTTTTAAAACGGAATAACAACAGTGATAAGAATACTGACAATCAGGATATGGATTTAAACCTGTATCTTGACGGAGGATTCGGTGTGGGCAAAACCCATTTGCTCAGTGCCTGTTATAATGTGGCTGAAACAGATAAAAAGACCTTTCTGAGTTTTGGTGAGTTGACATACTTTTTTAATTTTCTCGGGATAGAAAAATCCATTAAATTCTTCAGCGATTTTGATTTAATTCTGCTCGATGAATTTGAATTGGATGATCCTGCAACCACAAGAATGATTGCAAAATTTTTTCAAGAGCTCGGCAACGATACACTTGTAATTACCACATCCAATACACTGCCTTCTGATTTGGGAAAAGGCCAGCACTTTCAAATAGAGGAATTTGAAAGAGAAATGGGGGTTATTGCAGATTCATTCAGTACTTATGTCATTGAAGGGGAGGATTACCGCAGAAAAAGCGGGAGTCAGCTGTGGAAGAGGGTTGTTGATAAAGAATTTTTTATGGATCAATACACAAAAGCAGACACTGAGGCTGCAAGCAAAGGGCTTATAGGTTTTGAAGATTTAATCAGTCTCCTCAAACAAAATCATCCTTTTAAATATTATATAATACCGGATAATACGGAGGCACTCTTTATTGACGGGGTAAAACCTTTCAGTTCCCTTGATGAAGCTCTGCGTTTTGCACATCTTGTTGATAACTGCTATTACTACAATACAAAAATATTTATACGGTCTGATTATCATTTAAATGATCTTTATATTAATGAAATGTTGGAATCTTGCTTCCAAAAGAAGTTCCTGCGCTGTTTGTCCCGACTTGACGAGCTTGCCGTGTTTTATCTTAAATAGTTTAAATCTGCATTTCAGCTTTTCTTCTTATCTTTTATTATATTATTGCTGGATAAGATAATTTTATGTTAAAATTGTAAAAAAATTAATTTTATGCAATATTATACAATCAAGGCTCCGTTTTTTGAAATCGGGGTTTGAGTAACTTTGCTGTTGATTCAGTTATTTTGAGGAGTGTAAAGGAGAATGGATGATATCAGATTTGATTAATATATGCAAAAAGGGCGGAGAAATTATAAAAGATAACTTTGATAAAAAACTGGATGTAAACAAAAAATCAACTATAGACCTGGTTACGGATGTCGATTATTTTGTTGAGAAAGTTGTAAAAGAGGAACTTAATAAACAATTTCCATCTGTTGAAATAATAGCTGAGGAATCAGCCCTTGATAATATAGAAAAGGAAAAGCCTGTGTTTTATCTTGATCCCATAGACGGGACTACTAATTTTGTTCACGGCTTTCCTTTTGTGGCTGTTTCTCTGGCTTACTATGTAAAAAACAGCGCTGAAATCGGAATTGTTTACAATCCGATTATGGAAGAATTGTTTACTGCAGAAAAATCCAAAGGAGCTTTTCTGAACGGCAAAGCAATAAAAGTTTCATCAACTGATAAGATGATAAACAGCCTTATTGGAACAGGCTTTCCATATTCCATTGTGGAAAGAGAAGATAATGAAGTTATAATACAGCGCCTTCGCAATATTCTTGAAAACAGCCGGGGAGTCCGCAGGGCCGGTTCTGCGGCGCTGGATTTGTGCTATACGGCAAAGGGTGTTTTCGACGGATACTATGAATCCGGTCTGAATCCTTGGGATGTAGCAGCGGGTAAACTTATTCTTGAGGAAGCGGGGGGATGTGTATCCTCTATCAGCGGAGGAGAATATGATTTCAATGACTCATGGATAGTAGGTTCCAATGGTCTGATACACGATGATTTGATAGGAAAAATAAATATTTCATGAAGGAAGTATGGAGAAGAATAACGAGGCAAGGGAATTAACAGGCGATCTTAGTTCAATGCCGCTGGCTGATGTGTTCCAGTGGATATCTCTTTCAAAGAGAACAGGTGAGCTTTATCTTCAAAGTGACAATGATGAAATATCCATTTCATTTATTAAAGGTGAAATCGCACATGCCAGTACCAATCAGCCCCGTTTTTTGCTGGGGCAGCTTCTTTTGCAGTACGGGGAAATTGATAAACAGCAGCTGATTAAAGGGCTTGGTGTTCAGAAGAAAGAACAGAAACCCCTTGGAAAAGTTTTGGCAGAGCTTTCCTATATAACCAGTGAAAATCTTGAGAAGATTATTCATATACAGGTTCGTGATGTAGTCTTTTATATTCTGACCTTAAAATCCTGTTTTTTTAATTTTGTTGACAAGGAAATTACAACCGGAATAGATCATCTTATTCAGGTGGATGAAATTCTCATGAAATGTATGAAGAGAATTGACCTGTATAATGATATGCTTGAACATTTTAACGAAAAATCCATTCCGGAGGCTAAGGGCT contains the following coding sequences:
- the zapE gene encoding cell division protein ZapE, which codes for MIVNISDLNFDVSVSECMKNMKPHPKFQHCTFENYIPDSRYPSQSSIKNILSEKVLSAGKNKIKYQINNKGFFGFLKRNNNSDKNTDNQDMDLNLYLDGGFGVGKTHLLSACYNVAETDKKTFLSFGELTYFFNFLGIEKSIKFFSDFDLILLDEFELDDPATTRMIAKFFQELGNDTLVITTSNTLPSDLGKGQHFQIEEFEREMGVIADSFSTYVIEGEDYRRKSGSQLWKRVVDKEFFMDQYTKADTEAASKGLIGFEDLISLLKQNHPFKYYIIPDNTEALFIDGVKPFSSLDEALRFAHLVDNCYYYNTKIFIRSDYHLNDLYINEMLESCFQKKFLRCLSRLDELAVFYLK
- a CDS encoding MATE family efflux transporter, which translates into the protein MILIMVFMFFISLTDVFIAGRISKDVQASVGLVSQVYFIFVVVATSSNVGTVSVISRLYSSDDRDTYINAVYSILLTIFIAGIVLSILGVLLSPIIIRLLNVPESIKKISIPLTQIYAAGVAFQYVLLCTNGILRASKMVKRSLFTMSVVCVINIFLNFYFVFYTPIYYNGIALSTAVSLFIGAVINFIFVKKILKGALSYTFYYVKKIFNIGWPSALLQLGWQLGTTTLFLIIAKLPEKSVEVMAALTNGMRIESAIFLPAFAFNMANAVIVGNLLGEGKKHEAFKNGIVTAVMGVITITVMTLIVVIFARDVSQILSKNSVVINESVLYIYISMISEPFMAFSVVLGGGLNGAGDTRSVMIRIVAGMWIVRIPLAYIMGITLGFGAPGIWWSMNASIITQMILIARRYFKKEWLDYAV
- a CDS encoding DUF2156 domain-containing protein gives rise to the protein MQCEKLEFEHKNMLHERLKKIDTPIAEYSFANLYLFRNIHDYRVVKDEDIFIKGKSVDGYTFLMPTNNISQIDMEYLRSISREVDFIFPIDEHWLQYFGDNIICSNFEGETDYIYTVDKISTYKGRKLHKKRNLLKQFLRDYSFECHPLTDKNVHDAFEILDVWQNEIDLSPEETDFYACQEALNMHDELVLCGLIYYVEGEPAGFIMGEELNTEIFVIHFAKGKKNIKGIYQFIYNDFAKRLPKKYNYLNFEQDLGKTALRIAKSSYVPDIMYKKFRVKML
- a CDS encoding inositol monophosphatase family protein — its product is MISDLINICKKGGEIIKDNFDKKLDVNKKSTIDLVTDVDYFVEKVVKEELNKQFPSVEIIAEESALDNIEKEKPVFYLDPIDGTTNFVHGFPFVAVSLAYYVKNSAEIGIVYNPIMEELFTAEKSKGAFLNGKAIKVSSTDKMINSLIGTGFPYSIVEREDNEVIIQRLRNILENSRGVRRAGSAALDLCYTAKGVFDGYYESGLNPWDVAAGKLILEEAGGCVSSISGGEYDFNDSWIVGSNGLIHDDLIGKINIS